AGTTAGGTCCTCCAAATAGAAACTTTAATAAAGGGGTTTGGTCGTAGGCAAAATTCTATTAGGGGGTAGCGAGACAAACAAGAATAGTTCGAGGGGTGTCCCGGTATTTAACCCTTTTCTAAAATGCATGAGTTAGGCATAACATTATAGAAATACACACACTTAGGGATAAATATCATAAATATATAGAAAAGTATACATCCTCTCCAATCTGTAACCATGCTGTTAGACTCGCATGTGTATCCGTTTCGAACTTTCATTAATAATTAAAATCGTTCATTATTTTATTACCTATTTGATTAAAATAGTACGTAACTCATAAATAGTGGAGTACTTATTATTGAATGTCAACTGACTTATTTTTCGCAAcacatattttaaaataaattgatttCTATCCACAATGtcaattttatttgtttgaaataTATGAGTTTTGTAATCGAATCTATCTATCCAATTAACGTAATTTTATTTAATGTGTTCCACaaattcgaaaaaataaaaggtaACTAGTACAAATAAATTCAAAAGGAGCTCACAAACGTTCGCAAGCACTTTGCAACTATCATAGGTCATGAAGACTTTCGTCTCCCTTGGTCATATATTACTTTTTGGATAGAAACAATATACTCTatctgtccctaaataagtgtttgattcGCAAAATTAgaccttcaaaaagatgcatttgttttgttaaaaaaattaatttttttttacaaattaatagatagcaatgagttttattagattgtcaaaaaagaattaaattttttgataaaaaatatacatgttTTGTAAAACTTAATTTTACGCGCCGGATATTTATTTAggtacggagggagtataaaattgaggtaaggttttttttttttttttctaattttttgagactGTAGATTAACCAAATCTTGAACAAATACACAATAAAGAAAGTCAagtcacaaaaagaaaaatgtacaAAGCTCTTGTACTATTTACAAACTTGAtgataggaaaacaaaaatgtttccCCTGTTTCTTACACTTTCCTTTGCTCCTCCACCCAAACCCAAAACAGATTCAAATTAGAAATAGCTGGGTTTGGAATTAACACAAACAAACACGAACCAAGAAAACTATTTGGCAAACAATTACGatccaagaaaaaagaaaaaccaagaaaatatacagtatgtaccaaaattattattattattattattataatcaATAAGAGCACTCCAAACGCTGTAAACGATCCCTAAGAATTCCGCTGTACAAAGCCACTCGATTCGCTTGACTTCCACCGATTTCACCCCTGCAACTTCCCTGAATTCCCGACGCCGGTGGCTTGCCGTGCTCCTTCCTGTACTCCTCACCATCCCCTGCTTGGTCCTTCACGCTCGCCGCAAATTGAactctcttcttgttctttctctccctcttctttccatctttcataaaaaaagatcaagaaaaATCACATTAATGGGCGGCTCCGATGAgtttttcaatcaaaataaatGTTGTTTTGTATGGTGCTTtgtgcacaattttttttaaaaaataaattgctGTTACCGCCGACACAAATTATTTGTCAATTTTCATGAATTTTGTGAGGGTGAAAGGAATTGAGGAGACTAATAATGATGCTCATGTACCTGAACAGATGCAGGACCGAAGAATTGGCTTCGCGGGGCGGGAATCTTGTTTCGCCAGAAAATGGGTAGGCGGGAAATTCTTTTCCCGGCGGAGGGCGAGGAAGATGACGGTGCCGGAGACGGCCATGGCCGTCGCTAAGACCAACCCTGGCGATGCTAACATGGAAGACATGTTCAAATAATTTTGGGGGAAGAAGGTGGAGAAAACAGAGGACGCGCCAGACCCGCtattttgtttaataataaaTACGAAGgaggagatatatatatatatgtatgtaattttgttttgtgaaaaaGGGGAGGAGATCGAAGAGAAAGAttcaaatgaaatgaaaagtcGTGAGAATCTGGAGTTCTCTGGGGGCTGTTCTTCCTTTTCTTGTGTgaatgaatgggagagggatAATAGAATTCGGTATTAGTTTGGTGTTTggtggtactttttttttttaattttttttaatttttctttttctttttttttggggtggggtGGACCGGATGTTTGGTAGTACTCGTTTTGGCTTTTCGTTGAACCTAGTGCACCgcatggaggagagagagagagagagagagagagagagagagaattaattaTGGGGTGAAGCCAATTAATGACTTGATTTGACTGTGGAGGAGAAAaaaagtcttctttttttttttacttaaattatttatgaagaaaaatatttgttatCATTATGCGTTTACAATTCTGATGTTCAGAGATcagaattgaaaaattattgaaatctaaaaatataaaatatggatcttgtttgaaagatcttatcgagatcttttatacgatgcaaaaaaaattaaaaaattatttttcatttatattatttttgagtttgaaaatgtgaaataaactgttttttttttaagaaagtttctgaaaCGGATTTCATAAATGAGTTCTCTCAATAGATGTTTGATCCAATCATAACTTTTTAGGATCTTGAAATCTAAAAGAAAATTAGACGATTGGATCGAGAACTTATAGGCAATGGATAGATCCtcgaaaaaaatgtttgaaatttaatgaacgactcagattgtTTGTGTGAGCTCTTGAATGAGCTCCATACCGTGATTTGTGCACAACAGTTGTGCGAGTAGTTGGGTTGCTTGATTAATGTTAAAGGATCAAACTCACCATCCAAAAGCGAAAAGCCCAATCAAAATTACGGCAGTACCCAGCATGAATGGTCCCTAAAGGAGTTAATAGCCTTAAAGAGAGAGGTTTTCAACGTGAGACGTTAGGAAGAGTACGATATTTTAAGAAtataaagaaggaaaattaCGTGAGCATCGGTGAGACAACTCTATTGCCCTGGCGGAGAGAATCTTATCTATGGTCAAATGGAGACTCCAATGTGGATTAGGTCCTTTTTTGGGTTGTATGTTATGGAATATATGGACTAGTATTTCTCATTGACTTCCCGTGTCTTCTCTAGAATGTGTAGGACcgttgaatatatatatatatattttttttttttactattatgTTTGGTTTCCCACtgctttatttttcttccgGATTCTTTGTTTAAGCggcaattattattatttatttattacaacTTTATAAGaacatacttaccaaaaaaaacacttcacatTTTACAAGAACATAGGCATAGTAGACACTTTAGCTGTACATTTTCCCTCTCGACCCTTCagattatttttcgttttatgagATAGATCGttttctcataatacatcacctttaatttaaaaataaatatttattttagttaatggaaTTGATACTATATATTGTACTAAAATGGGAGAACAGTGCATATTGTAAGGAGCAACACTACGACCACCGCATGAATTTTGCGGTGACCGTCCATCGTACGTCTGCGGGCTcccaaaaaatatagaaaaatatttataaattttaaaataatattttatgggactctacaaaaaatcagctccaacgaatatcggtagatatgttttttgaatttgtagagaCGAAAATGCAAAACTAAACAGTTTCGTCCCTACGAATTCCGaaaaacatacctaccgatattcattaaagctgattttttacaggatcccatgaaatattattttaaaatttacgaatattttctgtatttttttgggcccaGAATAGATTCCAATAGGCGCGCAATAGACGGTCACCGCATTTTCATGCGGTGTACCTAGACTTTCTGTACTGTAAGTTGGCACACGTGGAAGTATAGAGGATCCAGATCTGGGATGGAGGACACATGGTACTTTGGTTCCTTACAAGTGTGAGATATTGATTTGTTCCCCAAATCACACGGACCTTTTTGATCAGCATCACGGGAACTCCAACTTTTTTTGGACGCCAGAAGTGTGAACGGTAGGAACTACTATATAGATTCTCAGCCAAATCGACAATGCTACCATCGCGTGCAAACGCACAAACACTTGCACGTATCCACTCGGGGTGGATCCCACGTGCACCAAGACTAACCTACACAACCTTTTTGGTGGCTGTGATTGATAGATAATCCAGATTCCACATCCCTCTTTCTAAGATCATGTCCGGTTCTAGggtctaagagcatccacagtggactaattaaaattgaataattaaaagttgtcGCATCATTTTTTGATTCTCTTTGTAATATAGATGTTTACAGTGACATAATTaacattaaataatcaaaatttactgTATCATcttttcaacctataaaaatctaaaaattatcaccatataaaataattttcaaactaataaaaacaggttatgagaaatagaaaataattttttgaaaatttttacttAGAAAAAACGCTTTttggaaaaagttttaaaaaatatagttttttgaaaaaaaagacagttttttttttaaataacagttTTTGCAAAATAGTTTAactatttttgaataaaaaatatttttcttaggaacattgttgagagagagcaagagacaGAGAAAatgttttggttattggcaaaatgttgctaatttgattacccaatagctaaaatttgatgaattgctaaaatgttgttaaatttgattataccactgtaaacactttttaaaaagaacatcgataactttagcaactttatgattttggttattccTATGTGGATGCTAGGGTCTTTAAGGAAGTTGGGAAGatagaaaacaaaagcataacAAGATGTATTTGGTTTTTGGGGTTTTCTTGCTCGACTTGGGGTCCCCGCGCACTACAGCCTTAGTGCGCAATCCGAGCCGTACCCCTTGTCCTGGTTCTATATGGCCAATAGAATTCTCTGCTTCCCTCCGATTCAGACATTCCCAGTTTTTCCAACTCTCAGTGAAGTCCGAAAGTTAGGTTCACACCCAACCTTTTCTAGGGCCACTGGCTTTGTTCAAGTCCCTCAATTGGCttgaatcaaaaaatgaaaaagcaaaatcaagatCCTCTCACGTAGATAACTGCTCAGTTGCCCtgtacgtattttttttttccctgcatAAAAGAATTGGATCCCGAGCGGAATATAGATGGAGACataactaacaagaacaaagaacacTAACAAGAACTGTGTAATCAGATAACATGAGAAAACCTTATAACACTCCAAATAAGTTAAAGTTATCTTATCAGTATCAAAATCACACAACAGCATTCCTAAACCGCGGTCAAACCTAACATAAAGACATCTGCAGAAAAACAGTAAAGTAGTCTGCAGGATACGGCACACAACTTATTACACAGCTGCGTAAGTAGGGAGTTTATTCTCAAAACAGCATACCTGAGAAGAAAACCAACTTATGTAGTAAGGATGGGAGGCATGTAGTCAGACTTAGCACCCAAAATCCTTGCCTTGGTGTCCGGAAAGAACTCCATTCCCGGAAGCTCCGTGATTTCACCTTCACTAGCGATTGCAATGGGGTAGCGAAGCAGGTGACCCGGAAGATCACGTTCGAGGCTCTCGCTCGAGTACAGGTCCCAGTACTTATCAGCTACCTCATTCACCTTTTTGATGCACTCGACGCTTTCTGGATGGCTGAATGTCTCGTTGAGCATGCCAAGGTGTTCGTACCAGAGTGACATGCGGAAACCATGGACCTGGCCCCGCGCTGGCTGCTGCCTTGTCATCAAGTGGTATGGTTGGTAGGCCCCCATGGCTATCTCGGAGTCCCTAGCACCGTCCATTGACCTCTGGTTGATGTTAGCTGATCCGACAATGATGTATTCGTCATCAACTGCAACAGTAATTTTGGTTAATTACACAACCttttgagtaggtaaaatagcCTGATACAACATAGATATCATATATTTcacttctattttcttttggtGATATGACATTGAACAGCAGATAAATATTGATTTGGATCACTTCTTTTCTTTGACTCTCTTTCTTTATCCGAGAAAATAGGACCAGAAACTACGTAATAGAACACCAAGATTAACTTTATGGAAGCTTTGGTTTATACATTCCTCTTAGTCTCGCCTCTAGGGCCCATTTTTTCGCTCTTCTTCTTCGAGAACCGCCCAAAATTCCAACTAAAAAGATGCATTGGTATTTCACTATCTCGATTGAGGTTTTTTCATGTCCGTTGAGGTAAAACATAGATATCGCAAAATAGAATTTGAGCCACACAAAAGTTCCATGTTATAACCTACTAGTCTACTACACAAGCAAACAAAATCATATccccaaaataacaaaaatcaaaagattcaTTCAATGTATTTCTGAAGTAGACATTATTTCCTGTAAGTAAAACCTTTTATGGGGGCCACTCACCGATCATCATTTTGGCATGAACATAGATCATGAAGCGCCTAGCCTCCTGGGCTCGAATATAGTCTGAATCAGGCTCTGGTTTTTCTCCCGGTTCAAATTCTCCACCCCTCTTCACCTCCCGATTGCCAAGGCAGAAAAATGTCAAATAGTCACGAGGGTCCTCATCAATGCCCTTAGCTCGGAGAGCCAGAATAATGTCTTTATACATCATCTCCATTGTCCTCCTCTGCCAATCCAAAATGGCCTGAACGGACCCACTCTCTGGAATTCCCTCGGGCCACATTGGGACAACAACATAGACAGTGAACCTCTCCCCAGCCT
This DNA window, taken from Rhododendron vialii isolate Sample 1 chromosome 8a, ASM3025357v1, encodes the following:
- the LOC131335419 gene encoding uncharacterized protein LOC131335419 — protein: MSSMLASPGLVLATAMAVSGTVIFLALRREKNFPPTHFLAKQDSRPAKPILRSCICSDGKKRERKNKKRVQFAASVKDQAGDGEEYRKEHGKPPASGIQGSCRGEIGGSQANRVALYSGILRDRLQRLECSY